A stretch of the Neptunomonas phycophila genome encodes the following:
- the recB gene encoding exodeoxyribonuclease V subunit beta, giving the protein MKTQLLDPITLPIQGQCLIEASAGTGKTFTLAALYLRLLLGLGKRGEQAQENTPLGVEQILVVTFTEAATQELRDRIRQRIREARIAFMSGETSDPFLQSVLAQTDNHREKARLMELAAAEMDQAAIFTIHGFCQRMLKQHAFESGALFNQELTPDDAPLVRQALLDVWRNLVYPLTGSLANAVLDEFKTPEALLKSIKSLLGMSNVTVEPDYSHFDLEAEWAVSQQAREAFKQVWRSNTDDLAEIIATSGIKKAKYRSNHVPGRLEKIAFFVDNEFAKLPLNELNYFRTSELHANTPEGKTAPTHPVFDSIEHMLTAEVPIKGVIESIALERIRGRLQYEKARHQLLAFDDLLTRLASALKASGGSKLAETIRHQYPIAMIDEFQDTDPLQYQIFSDIYTDPATALLMIGDPKQSIYAFRGGDIFTYMQARRAVDAHYTLETNWRSSSAMVCATNTLFEQSDAPFIYSDDIPFVPVRAAGKADKQPFLFDGQPQPALTAWLSSELLQTRDYLSIFAESTASHIATVLNDQRYTIGDKQVKPGDIAVLVRDRREAGEIQSALRNKGVASVFLSNRDSVYTTVEASEMLFILQAVLEPTDERKLRAAIATGLFCLSMTDIDQLIRDELAWEQLVDEFIEYRQLWLRLGVLPMVHHLLATRGLTSRLMQADQGERRLTDFLHLAELLQQASQEVEGEQGIIRWLTEHLHSPNHNSAEQQLRLESDRSRVTVITIHKSKGLEYELVYLPFICRYRAASGALYHNDAGQTIFDLAPDDDVKEQVEKERLAEDLRLLYVAVTRAVHACFLGVSNIRYGNAKQGTTEKSALGYLLMSQSSLEEGLEQLSNAEKGFRVDSPPEMVQIPSTQDMFADNDSSKPVFQARIFSAPVERDWRMSSYSALSRFHDHVGHEAPPSNHFEPISELHLDLEVIHESENDNTDGAYSPENVASEQRSASSFDAELEDLIEAPDSIFTFPRGATAGTFLHTLFEEIDFSQLTAEAAEAVLTDQLPLAGYDERWVPVLRDYLLAAVRIPLNPDHFCLADISLENRLVEMEFIIPFKPIHAGAVNRLLAKYDPLARQAGDLRFETVQGMLKGYIDLTLRHCGQYYVLDYKSNHLGDRVEEYSTAAMEEAMCEHRYDFQYVLYTLALHRLLKVRLSGYDYDRDVGGVYYLFLRGLHAEHPGNGVFFTKPKKALIEALDQLFTEGVTHAIAG; this is encoded by the coding sequence ATGAAAACCCAACTGTTAGATCCCATTACACTGCCTATTCAGGGGCAATGCTTAATAGAAGCCAGTGCTGGAACGGGCAAAACGTTTACACTAGCGGCACTGTATCTTCGATTATTACTTGGCTTGGGTAAACGAGGCGAACAAGCGCAAGAAAATACCCCGTTGGGCGTTGAGCAAATTCTAGTAGTGACTTTTACAGAAGCCGCTACTCAAGAACTGAGAGACCGTATACGACAACGCATACGTGAAGCGCGTATAGCGTTTATGAGTGGTGAAACATCGGACCCTTTTTTGCAAAGCGTGCTTGCACAAACTGATAATCATCGTGAAAAAGCTAGGTTAATGGAGCTGGCTGCGGCTGAAATGGATCAAGCGGCCATTTTTACCATACATGGTTTTTGTCAGCGCATGCTCAAACAGCATGCTTTTGAGAGTGGGGCACTCTTTAATCAAGAGCTTACTCCCGATGATGCACCCTTAGTGCGCCAAGCTCTACTCGATGTATGGCGTAATTTGGTGTATCCGCTTACAGGTAGCTTAGCTAATGCGGTATTAGATGAATTTAAAACCCCTGAGGCCTTATTAAAGTCGATAAAGAGCTTATTGGGCATGAGCAATGTGACTGTAGAGCCAGACTATAGTCATTTTGATCTTGAAGCGGAGTGGGCAGTTTCTCAGCAAGCCCGAGAGGCTTTTAAACAGGTTTGGCGCAGTAATACTGATGATCTAGCTGAGATTATCGCCACCTCTGGCATTAAAAAAGCAAAATACAGATCTAATCATGTTCCCGGGCGTTTAGAGAAAATAGCGTTTTTTGTGGATAATGAGTTCGCAAAGCTGCCGTTAAATGAATTGAATTATTTTAGAACTAGCGAGCTACACGCGAATACACCTGAAGGGAAAACAGCCCCAACCCATCCCGTATTCGATAGCATTGAGCACATGCTAACGGCAGAAGTCCCTATCAAAGGGGTGATTGAGTCGATCGCATTGGAGCGTATCCGGGGCCGTTTACAATACGAAAAAGCAAGGCATCAGCTGTTGGCCTTTGATGATTTGTTGACTCGGCTTGCCAGTGCGCTAAAAGCTTCTGGAGGAAGCAAACTGGCGGAGACCATTCGTCATCAGTATCCCATTGCAATGATCGATGAATTTCAAGACACCGATCCCCTGCAGTACCAAATTTTTAGTGATATTTATACCGACCCAGCGACTGCACTCTTAATGATTGGTGACCCCAAACAATCGATTTATGCGTTTCGCGGGGGAGATATTTTTACCTATATGCAAGCGCGACGAGCGGTAGATGCGCATTACACGTTAGAAACGAATTGGCGTTCATCAAGCGCCATGGTGTGCGCAACCAATACACTGTTTGAGCAGTCAGACGCTCCCTTCATCTACTCGGATGATATTCCTTTTGTGCCAGTAAGAGCTGCCGGTAAAGCTGACAAACAACCGTTTCTGTTTGATGGTCAGCCACAACCTGCGTTAACCGCGTGGTTAAGCTCAGAGTTGTTACAGACTCGCGATTATTTATCAATTTTTGCAGAGTCTACGGCCAGCCATATTGCAACTGTATTGAACGATCAGCGCTACACAATAGGTGACAAGCAAGTTAAACCGGGCGATATAGCAGTGCTGGTAAGGGATCGCCGAGAAGCGGGCGAAATTCAATCGGCTCTTCGTAACAAAGGTGTCGCCTCTGTTTTTTTGTCGAACCGCGACAGTGTGTATACCACAGTAGAAGCCAGCGAAATGCTGTTTATTTTGCAAGCCGTATTAGAGCCTACTGACGAGCGTAAACTACGAGCAGCGATAGCCACTGGGTTGTTTTGTTTGTCCATGACTGATATCGATCAACTTATCCGAGACGAGTTGGCGTGGGAGCAACTCGTTGACGAGTTTATTGAGTATCGTCAGTTATGGCTGCGTTTAGGTGTATTGCCTATGGTGCACCATTTGTTAGCCACACGAGGCCTCACTTCCCGATTAATGCAAGCTGACCAAGGAGAACGGCGCTTGACAGACTTTTTGCATTTGGCTGAGCTTTTGCAGCAGGCAAGTCAGGAGGTTGAAGGGGAGCAAGGTATTATTCGTTGGCTTACTGAGCATCTGCATAGCCCAAACCATAATTCAGCTGAGCAGCAGCTGCGTCTAGAAAGCGACCGTTCTCGCGTTACCGTCATTACGATTCATAAGTCCAAAGGCTTAGAGTATGAGCTCGTGTATCTTCCTTTTATCTGCCGTTATCGAGCCGCCAGTGGTGCCTTGTACCACAATGACGCTGGGCAAACTATTTTTGACTTAGCGCCGGATGACGATGTTAAAGAGCAAGTTGAAAAAGAGCGCTTAGCGGAAGATTTACGTCTACTTTATGTGGCTGTGACTCGGGCTGTGCATGCCTGCTTTTTAGGCGTTAGCAATATACGCTATGGCAATGCTAAGCAGGGCACTACTGAAAAAAGTGCTCTGGGATATCTTTTAATGTCTCAATCCAGCCTTGAAGAAGGCTTAGAGCAATTGTCCAATGCTGAAAAAGGCTTCAGGGTTGATTCTCCTCCCGAGATGGTACAGATACCTAGCACGCAGGATATGTTTGCCGACAACGATTCCTCCAAGCCTGTCTTTCAAGCGCGAATATTCAGTGCGCCCGTAGAACGAGATTGGCGGATGAGCAGTTATTCGGCACTGAGTCGTTTTCATGATCATGTGGGGCATGAAGCGCCGCCTTCGAATCACTTTGAGCCAATATCAGAGTTGCATCTAGATTTGGAGGTGATTCATGAGTCTGAAAACGACAACACTGACGGGGCATACTCACCAGAAAACGTGGCATCGGAGCAGAGGTCGGCCTCATCGTTTGATGCAGAATTAGAAGATTTGATTGAGGCGCCGGACAGTATCTTCACCTTTCCCAGAGGTGCCACAGCGGGTACGTTTTTACATACTTTATTTGAAGAAATTGATTTCAGCCAACTAACGGCTGAAGCCGCCGAGGCGGTGTTAACCGATCAATTGCCGCTGGCAGGCTATGATGAGCGCTGGGTGCCTGTGCTGAGGGATTATTTGTTAGCCGCCGTGCGTATACCGCTTAACCCCGATCATTTTTGCCTTGCAGATATTAGTTTGGAAAACCGCCTGGTCGAAATGGAATTTATTATTCCCTTTAAACCTATTCATGCCGGCGCAGTTAATCGTTTACTCGCAAAGTATGACCCACTTGCGAGGCAGGCGGGAGATCTCCGGTTTGAAACCGTACAAGGCATGCTCAAAGGTTATATCGATTTAACGTTACGCCACTGTGGACAGTATTATGTATTGGACTATAAATCGAACCATTTAGGTGACCGGGTAGAGGAGTATTCAACAGCGGCGATGGAGGAGGCA